One Pristiophorus japonicus isolate sPriJap1 chromosome X, sPriJap1.hap1, whole genome shotgun sequence genomic region harbors:
- the spryd4 gene encoding SPRY domain-containing protein 4, which translates to MAVARVEQRHCCWAAATLTGAVDLNFKLDEKTAHSCLDLFKNETGVIYRMIGIDPSKVPKNPERFREWAVVLANVTLSTGRHYWEVTVKRSQEFRIGVAETNMSREECIGVNDCSWVYAYLQRKWYSMTSSEMVPVEFFGKLDRVGFLVDCDGKRLSLIDVEKAAVISTIAVEFRMPLVPAFALWDGALLTHPGLDILQGI; encoded by the exons ATGGCGGTGGCGAGGGTGGAGCAACGGCACTGTTGCTGGGCGGCCGCGACACTCACGGGCGCTGTAG ATTTAAATTTCAAACTGGATGAGAAGACAGCTCACAGTTGCTTGGACCTTTTCAAAAACGAGACTGGAGTCATCTACCGTATGATAGGTATTGACCCAAGCAAAGTCCCCAAAAACCCTGAGCGCTTTCGAGAGTGGGCGGTGGTCTTGGCCAACGTGACTCTATCAACTGGAAGGCATTACTGGGAGGTGACGGTGAAGCGGTCACAGGAGTTCCGAATTGGTGTGGCGGAGACGAACATGTCGCGAGAAGAATGTATTGGTGTCAATGACTGCTCCTGGGTGTACGCCTATCTCCAGAGGAAATGGTACTCCATGACCTCCAGTGAGATGGTACCAGTCGAGTTCTTTGGAAAGCTAGATCGCGTGGGCTTTCTCGTGGACTGTGACGGCAAGAGACTCAGTTTAATAGATGTTGAGAAAGCTGCTGTCATTAGCACAATCGCAGTCGAGTTCAGAATGCCGCTCGTTCCAGCCTTTGCGCTGTGGGATGGAGCACTCTTAACACATCCAGGCCTGGACATACTGCAAGGCATCTGA